The proteins below come from a single Aegilops tauschii subsp. strangulata cultivar AL8/78 chromosome 6, Aet v6.0, whole genome shotgun sequence genomic window:
- the LOC109771509 gene encoding uncharacterized protein: MATSTMGAAAADLEARQLLILRRVEDLELAAQQHRLGALSLSDAEAEVEAGDTEERLSALLAARGVHDFAFRRVPADYYDRPLEERRDLLAADSVAQLCKSIVMVNTKAAADVVDCSNPKNSKYYVVIVQYMARLNAENIKNFLYTLNESQIPKKRFNMRLAPEEESLMLTGFVHNGVTCIGMKTDIPVIIDEAITKLDEDFFWLGGGEVDLKLGMRTSQFLNAFNPFVVKCS; the protein is encoded by the exons ATGGCAACATCGACCATGGGCGCCGCCGCGGCCGATCTCGAGGCGCGTCAGCTCCTCATCCTCCgtcgcgtcgaagaccttgagcTCGCTGCCCAGCAGCACCGTCTTGGGGCGCTCTCTCTCTCCGACGCCGAAGCGGAGGTGGAGGCGGGGGACACCGAGGAGCGGCTCTCGGCCCTCCTGGCCGCGCGCGGCGTGCACGACTTCGCCTTCCGGCGTGTTCCAGCGGACTACTACGACCGCCCTCTCGAGGAGCGCCGCGACCTCCTCGCCGCCGATTCAGTTGCCCAGCTTTGCAAGAGCATAGTGATG GTGAATACCAAAGCTGCTGCAGATGTAGTTGACTGCAGTAACCCAAAGAATTCTAAGTATTACGTTGTTATTGTTCAG TATATGGCACGGCTTAATGCTGAAAACATCAAGAACTTCCTGTATACCCTAAATGAGAGTCAGATACCCAAAAAGAGATTTAACA TGAGGCTCGCACCAGAAGAGGAGTCACTCATGCTTACTGGGTTTGTGCACAATGGTGTGACATGCATCGGAATGAAAACAGACATACCG GTTATCATAGATGAAGCTATCACCAAGTTGGATGAGGATTTCTTCTGGCTAGgtggtggagaagttgacctcaAGCTCGGGATGCGGACCTCACAGTTCCTTAATGCTTTCAATCCATTTGTGGTGAAGTGTAGTTAA